From Bacteroides uniformis:
GCATTCGCTGAAATATAGTCGTCGCTATCCAAGAAGTACAGATAATCGCCAACAGACGCTGAAATACCGGTGTTTCTTGCAGCAGAAAGCCCTCTGTTCTCTTCATGTTCCAGACATCTCACCACCGTTCCGCGCGGATGCGAAGCCACCACCCGTCTGGCTATCTCCATAGAGTTGTCCGGAGTGCAGTCATTCACAAGAATGACTTCCAAATCCTGCCAAGTCTGGTCCAACACGGACAACAAACACCGTTCTATGTACTTGGCAACATTATAAACCGGAACAATAATGGAAACTTTCATGCTTTCAATCATATTTTCAGAATTTCACCTCATGGCCTTCCACAAACTCTTCCCACCACACAACAAGCGTCAACAGATTGAAATATTGCAAAGCCTTGTTCTGCCTATGCCAGAACCAACCACCCTCCTTCTCTGCAACTTGTTCATAATCTGTAAGAAACTTCTCCACTGCATCACGACGCAGATAGTTGTCCATAATGCCGGAAGCAAGAATAAATTCCTTAAAGAAAGCACGTCGGGCCCTATCACGGAAGAACAGTGGCATAGGTGCAAAACCGCCCTGCTTCTTCTTCAAGGTAATGGCCTCGGGAAGTAAAGGTTTATAATGGTGCTTTAACAGATATTTAGAAACGGAACGACCCCGCGCAATGTCCAGTACACTGTTGCCCCTGCACTTCAACCCTACCGGCAGCTCCTGCAGGAAATGGAAAAGCTCCAGGTCCATAAAAGGATACGTCAGATTGTTACCGAACATGCGTGCCATGCTGGAAGCCTTGAAAAGAATGATACGGTTGATTACAGTCTCCAAATCGGAAAGAATGGCATGCTGCGCATAAAGATGCTCGAAACTGTGGATATCGGGCCGTAGTGATTTTACCGGCTCAAAATCTTCTTTCGGATTTTGCAGAAGGGCACACAAGGCAGAATCGGAGAAGCCGAAACGCTCCCCTTCCAGAATATGAAGTATCTTATCCAAATGGAAATTGATGCGGGAAAGCTTTCCACCGGTATCAAAGGTTTCATGCTCCAGCAGACGGCTGATGCCACGCAGCAAGGGACGCAATCCTATGCGGGCGGATAGATAATGCAACGCCACTTCGCGACCGGAAGTACCGAAATACTGGTCACTGCCGTCACCTCCCAGAATCACGTCGGGCTTGTCATCGCCTATCATGCGCATGGCACAATAGTTTACCATCAGCCCGCCTTCCATAAAAGGCTCACCCAGAAAACGGACAATGTCGGGCAAGGCACTGGTTTCCGTACCGTCAATCTCGTACTCGTGGTGGCGGGTACCAAAGGTTTCAGACATCAGACGGGCCATGGGCAGCTCCGTCCAGGCATCTCCTTTAAAGCCCACGGAATAGGAGTCAATCTGGCCGTCGTAAATGCTGCGCAGCGCAGCAAGGTTTGAACCGGAATCATAGCCGCCACTCAGCAGGATACCTACCCTGCGGCTATGGCCGATACGCCGGCGGATGGCTTGCGCATGCAATTCTCCATAACGGCGGGAGTAGGTTTCTACATCCGGATTCCGTTCAGTCGCCACCTTGGGTTCATGCTCAAAAACGCTGTCGCGCTTCAGACAATAAATGTCATCTGCCACCTTTTCATATAAGCTGGGATTTCTTTCCTTCAGCGAATCAAACATGGAATGTACGTTCGCCTGTGTCTCTAACTTTACAGAAGCCCAAACCGGCATCAGATAACCAAGCTCTGTCAACATGTAGAACTTTTCGCCAGCACCTAAAGAATGAACATCGAATAGGGCGAAATTATTCTTCTTCAAAATGCCACGCTGAAGGAATGTACTCAATGAAACCAGATTAGGCTCGAAATTTTCTTCCAGCTGGTCCTCTAAAAATTGCCAGGAAGTGGCAAAATTACCATCAATGTGACAATAGACGGGATAATGCGTGCCATGATGGTCGCGCACCACTCCGCATTCATTTTCTGAATAATATACTATGGTGAACGAACCGTCCAGGCGTGAAAAGCCATATGCCGGATCGGATAGAAACGCATCGGCAGCAAGCTTGGCATTGGTATCATCCGGAGTTGCCTGCAAGGTGTCCCGATTATACAAAGTTCCGAAAAAGAAAAGTCTCAGATTATAACTTTCAAAAGAAGATTCCGGCTCTTCTCCCTCTACGCAGGCTGTACGCCAATCTTCTAAAGTGATTTTTCCGTATATCATTTGTTTGCTTATAGACTTATTTGTTTCACGTAAATGCACTTCTTCTATTTTTCGACCACCCCATGCTTTGTATGTATAAAGCTCTTGTTTGCCCCCCGCAGCTTAAAGATATTTCCCGCCATCAGCAGGAAAGTGTAAGGTATCTTTTGCAGGGCCATTGCCAGGCGGCTGGTACAGAATCTTTTGGGAACGGCAACGAGCAATGCCACAGCGAGCAGAACCAGAAGCAGCCACCACTTCAGTCCCCACGTCCAGCGATAAATCGTAAATAGTACGGAAAAAAAGAACGTGAACCCCATCAACAGCAGGCGGGGAATGGAAAGCTGCTGGAAAAGCTTGTCGCAGAAGTCCCAGTTACGCGCAGCAAGCGCCTTCCACAGAAACTTGGCGAAGGTCTGGCAGTAATGCCATTGTGCCGACAGCCAGCGGCGGCGCTGACGGGAGAAATCGTCGGTGTTCTGTATCTTCTCATCGAACACAAAGGTTTCGGGCAGATAATAAAAACGCTTGCCGCGATAGAGCAGGGTCAGCTCCAATTCACGGTCGAAACCGCCCACAGCCTTGATGTCAGCCATCGTATCACGAAACAAGTCATAACGGAACGCCATACCGGAACCGATAAGGGCAGCCGACAAGCCCAGCTTGGCATGCCCCAGACGGAAAATGGTATTGTTGATTTCCTCACTGATGGCATCGAGCAGGGCCATGTCATTGTTCAGGTTCTTGGCACTCCGGTGGGTCTGCACAATCTCGACTTCCGGATTGGCGAAGAGGTCGTTAATATCACTCAGATAATCGTAAGGGATGACATTGTCCGCATCGAGCACCAAAGCGATGTCATAGTCATTGCCGATGGCAGCCATGGCGGCATTCAGAGATTTGGACTTGGTGCTTTTCTCAAAATGCACTTCAACCAGGCGGACAGGAAGCACAGCGAGGGAAGCGTTGGTTTCGGGCTGCATACGGTCCGAAATGACAACCGTATCAAAACAGTCGGCGGGATAATCCTGCTCCAGACATGAATGGACGCACTCGTGTATCACGGCGTCTTCGCGGTAGGCAGGAATCAGTATGGCAAAACGCTTGTGTTCCTTGGCTGGAGGGGGCAGAGGCAGGTCACGCCGGCGTGACGCCAGACTGTAAACCAATAGATACAGTATGTTTATTGCAAACCATATGTATAAAAGCCAATCGAATATATTCAATATATGTTCCAAAATCAGAGCTATTTAAGCTTTAGAGTTGCTGCTTGTTTTTAATGGGTATCCGACACAAAGATACAAAAAAGAAGTAGAGTCTGGACAAAATATACAAAAAATGCGAAGAATATAGGAATAAAAAAACGAGCAAGCTCTCACGAACCCCTCGCCCCTGTAAGAAAAGCCTTAAAGGCTTTTCTTTTAAACTGCATCAATGTTACCTAAAAATCAATCTTTCTCTTTACCTGAAAAATAAAACTTCAATTACCTAT
This genomic window contains:
- a CDS encoding asparagine synthase-related protein, with amino-acid sequence MIYGKITLEDWRTACVEGEEPESSFESYNLRLFFFGTLYNRDTLQATPDDTNAKLAADAFLSDPAYGFSRLDGSFTIVYYSENECGVVRDHHGTHYPVYCHIDGNFATSWQFLEDQLEENFEPNLVSLSTFLQRGILKKNNFALFDVHSLGAGEKFYMLTELGYLMPVWASVKLETQANVHSMFDSLKERNPSLYEKVADDIYCLKRDSVFEHEPKVATERNPDVETYSRRYGELHAQAIRRRIGHSRRVGILLSGGYDSGSNLAALRSIYDGQIDSYSVGFKGDAWTELPMARLMSETFGTRHHEYEIDGTETSALPDIVRFLGEPFMEGGLMVNYCAMRMIGDDKPDVILGGDGSDQYFGTSGREVALHYLSARIGLRPLLRGISRLLEHETFDTGGKLSRINFHLDKILHILEGERFGFSDSALCALLQNPKEDFEPVKSLRPDIHSFEHLYAQHAILSDLETVINRIILFKASSMARMFGNNLTYPFMDLELFHFLQELPVGLKCRGNSVLDIARGRSVSKYLLKHHYKPLLPEAITLKKKQGGFAPMPLFFRDRARRAFFKEFILASGIMDNYLRRDAVEKFLTDYEQVAEKEGGWFWHRQNKALQYFNLLTLVVWWEEFVEGHEVKF
- a CDS encoding glycosyltransferase, with amino-acid sequence MEHILNIFDWLLYIWFAINILYLLVYSLASRRRDLPLPPPAKEHKRFAILIPAYREDAVIHECVHSCLEQDYPADCFDTVVISDRMQPETNASLAVLPVRLVEVHFEKSTKSKSLNAAMAAIGNDYDIALVLDADNVIPYDYLSDINDLFANPEVEIVQTHRSAKNLNNDMALLDAISEEINNTIFRLGHAKLGLSAALIGSGMAFRYDLFRDTMADIKAVGGFDRELELTLLYRGKRFYYLPETFVFDEKIQNTDDFSRQRRRWLSAQWHYCQTFAKFLWKALAARNWDFCDKLFQQLSIPRLLLMGFTFFFSVLFTIYRWTWGLKWWLLLVLLAVALLVAVPKRFCTSRLAMALQKIPYTFLLMAGNIFKLRGANKSFIHTKHGVVEK